In Pseudomonas sp. GCEP-101, one DNA window encodes the following:
- a CDS encoding rhodanese-like domain-containing protein: MPSLVSQFPAALPADALAHFSHRLAFETDCSDVNHALQNGEQDFVLLDVRSAAAFARGHVPGALNLPTREIDAPRMAQFPSGTLFVVYCAGPHCNGVHRAAAKLAALGLPVKEMIGGVTGWLDEGLALTGAAGQPPLSQADGISCAC; this comes from the coding sequence ATGCCCAGCCTCGTCAGCCAGTTCCCTGCCGCCCTGCCCGCCGACGCCCTCGCCCACTTCAGCCATCGCCTGGCCTTCGAGACCGATTGCTCGGACGTGAACCACGCCCTGCAGAACGGCGAGCAGGATTTCGTCCTGCTCGATGTACGCAGCGCCGCTGCCTTTGCCCGTGGCCACGTACCCGGCGCGCTGAACCTGCCCACCCGCGAGATCGATGCGCCGCGCATGGCACAGTTCCCGTCGGGCACCTTGTTCGTCGTCTACTGCGCCGGGCCGCATTGCAACGGCGTGCACCGCGCCGCCGCGAAGCTCGCTGCCCTGGGCCTGCCGGTGAAGGAGATGATCGGCGGGGTGACCGGCTGGCTGGACGAGGGCCTGGCGCTGACCGGCGCGGCAGGCCAGCCGCCACTCAGCCAGGCAGACGGCATCTCGTGCGCCTGCTGA
- a CDS encoding GNAT family N-acetyltransferase translates to MRLLSIREARQDDVPAVLELMRALAAFEGYLDDFAVDADALLARAFGTAAQCQVFVAERDALCGYAVVQTLAFTFDLRPSVRLKELYVVPAQRNGGVGEELLRRVAHWALERGAGRLLWDVLAGNDAAERFYRRLGGRPDSKWIAYGMDDWALRRLAGG, encoded by the coding sequence GTGCGCCTGCTGAGCATTCGCGAGGCGCGGCAGGACGACGTTCCCGCCGTGCTGGAGCTCATGCGTGCCCTGGCAGCGTTCGAAGGCTACCTCGACGACTTCGCGGTGGACGCCGACGCCCTGCTCGCCCGCGCCTTCGGCACAGCGGCGCAATGCCAGGTGTTCGTCGCCGAGCGCGACGCACTCTGCGGCTACGCCGTCGTGCAGACGCTTGCCTTCACCTTCGACCTACGCCCGAGCGTTCGACTCAAGGAGCTGTATGTCGTCCCGGCGCAGCGCAACGGCGGCGTCGGCGAAGAGTTGCTGCGGCGCGTTGCGCACTGGGCGCTGGAGCGGGGTGCGGGCCGCCTGCTGTGGGACGTGCTGGCCGGCAATGACGCAGCCGAACGCTTCTACCGGCGCCTGGGCGGGCGCCCGGACAGCAAGTGGATTGCCTACGGCATGGATGACTGGGCGCTGCGGCGCCTTGCCGGCGGTTAG
- the recR gene encoding recombination mediator RecR: MSFTPLIRQLIDALRTLPGVGQKSAQRMALQLLERDRSGGLRLAQALTQAMEGVGHCKQCRTLSEDEFCPQCTDPRRDDSLLCVVEGPLDVFAVEQTGYRGRYFVLKGHLSPLDGLGPEAIGIPELEARIKAGNFSEIILATNPTVEGEATAHYIAQLLGGGDLVLSRIAHGVPLGGELELVDGGTLAHALAGRRPISG, translated from the coding sequence ATGAGCTTCACGCCGCTGATCCGCCAACTGATCGATGCCCTGCGCACCCTGCCCGGCGTGGGCCAGAAGAGTGCCCAGCGCATGGCGCTGCAGCTGCTGGAGCGCGACCGCAGTGGCGGCCTGCGCCTGGCCCAGGCGCTGACCCAGGCGATGGAAGGCGTCGGCCACTGCAAGCAGTGCCGCACCCTGTCCGAGGACGAGTTCTGCCCGCAATGCACCGACCCTCGCCGGGATGACAGCCTGCTGTGCGTGGTGGAAGGCCCGCTGGATGTGTTCGCCGTCGAGCAGACCGGCTACCGCGGCCGCTACTTCGTGCTCAAGGGGCACCTGTCGCCGCTGGACGGCCTGGGGCCGGAAGCCATCGGCATTCCCGAGCTGGAAGCGCGGATCAAGGCCGGCAACTTCAGCGAGATCATCCTTGCCACCAACCCCACGGTGGAAGGCGAGGCGACCGCCCACTACATCGCCCAACTGCTGGGCGGCGGCGACCTGGTGCTGTCGCGCATCGCCCACGGCGTGCCGCTGGGTGGCGAGCTGGAGCTGGTGGACGGTGGCACCCTGGCCCACGCCCTGGCGGGACGTCGGCCGATCAGCGGCTAA
- a CDS encoding YbaB/EbfC family nucleoid-associated protein, with protein MMKGGMAGLMKQAQQMQEKMQKMQEELANAEVTGQSGAGLVSVVMTGRHDVKRVSLDDSLMQEDKEILEDLIAAAVNDAVRKIEQNNQEKMSGMTAGMQLPPGFKMPF; from the coding sequence ATGATGAAAGGTGGCATGGCTGGCCTGATGAAGCAGGCCCAGCAGATGCAGGAAAAAATGCAGAAGATGCAGGAAGAGCTGGCCAACGCCGAAGTGACCGGTCAATCCGGCGCCGGCCTGGTGAGCGTGGTGATGACCGGTCGCCACGACGTCAAGCGCGTCTCCCTGGATGACAGCCTGATGCAGGAAGACAAGGAAATCCTCGAAGACCTGATCGCCGCCGCGGTGAACGATGCCGTGCGCAAGATCGAGCAGAACAACCAGGAGAAGATGTCCGGCATGACTGCTGGCATGCAATTGCCGCCCGGCTTCAAGATGCCTTTCTGA
- the dnaX gene encoding DNA polymerase III subunit gamma/tau, protein MSYQVLARKWRPRSFREMVGQTHVLKALINALDNQRLHHAYLFTGTRGVGKTTIARILAKCLNCETGVSSTPCGQCSVCREIDEGRFVDLIEVDAASRTKVEDTRELLDNVQYSPSRGRYKVYLIDEVHMLSSHSFNALLKTLEEPPPHVKFLLATTDPQKLPVTILSRCLQFSLKNMPPERVVEHLTHVLGAENVPFEDDALWLLGRAADGSMRDAMSLTDQAIAFGEGKVLAADVRAMLGTLDHGQVYGVLHALLEGDARALLEAVRHLAEQGPDWGGVLAEILNVLYRVAIAQALPEAVDNGQGDRDRVLALAQALPAEDVQFYYQMGLIGRRDLPLAPDPRGGFEMVLLRMLAFRPADADGAPRSPLKDLGISKATADSNPNPVAGAAVAAPVAAIAAPPAVPAPVAPVAETAPTVAAPQPQVAPAPVVEAAPVVAPAPVVAAAPAPVEPQPQPLAAADPAPAVEPPPVADVPVDLPWDEPAVPVAVAPAPAPAEPAAPAPAPAPAPAPAPVAAAPLAQAAAPAPVDLPAPVVAEAPAEDDDRDEEPPPAEDYYEVDMESYGYLENEAPQEQAEPEPEPAAMPATGLAAEWLELFPRLGLAGLTASIGANCTLVAVDGDNWHLHLDPGQSALFNATQQRRLNDALNQYHGRTLTLQVTQQKPEQETPAQAAARKRAERQRQAEASIAADPYVLQMKQQFAAVVRDGTIEPLEAKA, encoded by the coding sequence ATGAGTTATCAGGTTCTTGCCCGCAAATGGCGTCCGCGCTCGTTCCGCGAAATGGTCGGCCAGACCCATGTGCTCAAGGCCCTGATCAACGCGCTGGACAACCAGCGCCTGCACCACGCCTACCTGTTCACCGGTACCCGTGGTGTGGGCAAGACCACCATCGCGCGCATCCTGGCCAAGTGCCTGAACTGCGAGACCGGCGTCAGCTCGACTCCCTGCGGGCAGTGCTCGGTGTGCCGCGAGATCGACGAGGGCCGCTTCGTCGACCTGATCGAAGTGGACGCCGCCAGCCGCACCAAGGTCGAGGACACCCGCGAGCTGCTCGACAACGTGCAGTACTCGCCGAGCCGCGGGCGCTACAAGGTCTACCTGATCGACGAAGTGCACATGCTCTCCAGCCACAGCTTCAACGCCCTGTTGAAGACCCTGGAGGAGCCGCCACCCCACGTGAAGTTCCTGCTGGCCACCACGGACCCGCAGAAGCTCCCGGTGACCATTCTCTCGCGCTGCCTGCAGTTCTCCCTGAAGAACATGCCGCCGGAGCGCGTGGTCGAGCACCTCACCCACGTCCTGGGCGCCGAGAACGTGCCCTTCGAGGACGATGCGCTGTGGCTGCTGGGCCGCGCGGCCGATGGCTCGATGCGTGACGCCATGAGCCTCACCGACCAGGCCATCGCCTTCGGCGAAGGCAAGGTGCTGGCCGCCGACGTGCGCGCCATGCTCGGTACCCTGGATCACGGGCAGGTCTACGGTGTGCTCCATGCGTTGCTCGAAGGCGATGCCCGCGCGCTGCTGGAAGCCGTCCGCCACCTGGCCGAGCAGGGCCCGGACTGGGGCGGCGTACTGGCCGAAATACTCAACGTGCTGTACCGCGTGGCCATCGCCCAGGCGCTGCCCGAGGCGGTGGACAACGGCCAGGGCGACCGTGATCGCGTGCTGGCACTGGCCCAGGCGCTGCCGGCCGAAGACGTGCAGTTCTATTACCAGATGGGCCTGATCGGCCGTCGCGACCTGCCGCTGGCGCCCGACCCCCGTGGCGGCTTCGAGATGGTGCTGCTGCGCATGCTGGCGTTCCGCCCGGCGGATGCCGACGGCGCGCCCAGGTCGCCACTAAAGGACCTGGGGATCAGCAAGGCCACGGCTGATTCCAACCCCAACCCAGTGGCCGGCGCCGCCGTTGCGGCGCCGGTTGCAGCCATTGCCGCGCCGCCGGCCGTGCCCGCTCCGGTCGCGCCGGTTGCCGAGACTGCTCCGACCGTTGCTGCGCCGCAGCCTCAGGTTGCCCCGGCTCCGGTCGTGGAGGCCGCGCCCGTTGTGGCTCCCGCTCCGGTCGTCGCAGCGGCCCCGGCTCCGGTCGAGCCGCAGCCGCAACCCCTGGCCGCGGCTGACCCTGCTCCGGCAGTCGAACCGCCGCCGGTTGCCGACGTGCCGGTGGATCTGCCATGGGACGAGCCCGCGGTGCCGGTTGCCGTCGCGCCCGCGCCCGCGCCGGCTGAGCCTGCTGCACCTGCACCTGCACCTGCACCTGCACCTGCACCTGCACCTGTCGCGGCTGCGCCTTTGGCGCAAGCAGCCGCGCCGGCCCCGGTGGACCTGCCCGCCCCGGTGGTAGCCGAGGCACCGGCCGAAGACGACGATCGCGACGAAGAGCCGCCGCCCGCCGAGGATTACTACGAAGTCGACATGGAATCCTACGGCTACCTCGAGAACGAGGCGCCGCAGGAGCAGGCCGAGCCGGAGCCCGAGCCCGCCGCCATGCCCGCCACCGGCCTTGCCGCCGAGTGGCTGGAGCTGTTCCCGCGCCTGGGCCTGGCCGGCCTGACCGCCAGCATCGGCGCCAACTGCACCCTGGTGGCCGTGGACGGTGACAACTGGCACCTGCACCTGGACCCGGGCCAGAGCGCCCTGTTCAACGCCACCCAGCAGCGCCGCCTGAACGATGCGCTGAACCAGTACCATGGGCGTACCCTGACGCTGCAGGTCACCCAGCAGAAGCCCGAGCAGGAAACCCCGGCCCAGGCCGCCGCGCGCAAGCGCGCCGAGCGTCAGCGCCAGGCCGAGGCGTCCATCGCCGCCGACCCCTATGTGCTACAGATGAAGCAACAGTTCGCCGCGGTGGTCCGCGACGGTACTATTGAACCCCTGGAGGCGAAGGCCTGA
- a CDS encoding substrate-binding periplasmic protein: MRFLATALLLLATLAQADDRPLRFSVVDSWAMPLAQIENGELTGGIMFELFNEAAHELGRQAAFHIVPRARIEQALLTHTVDVRCYVSRSWIEHEFNDYRWSAPLLVQRDLLVVRDAPADKLETLPSQSVGTVLGYHYPRLQPLLDSHWLTRDDARNQELVLKKLRIGRYQYAISSEFALNWFNRSLPEAERLRIASVIEETPLSCMVLDTPEVRADEVLAVLAKIKASGKIEQILDHYR, from the coding sequence ATGCGCTTCCTTGCCACCGCCCTGCTGCTGCTCGCCACTCTCGCCCAGGCCGACGACCGTCCCCTGCGCTTCTCGGTGGTCGACAGCTGGGCGATGCCCCTGGCACAGATCGAGAATGGAGAACTGACCGGCGGCATCATGTTCGAGCTGTTCAACGAGGCGGCGCACGAACTGGGCCGGCAGGCCGCCTTCCACATCGTGCCCCGCGCGCGCATCGAACAGGCGTTGCTCACTCACACCGTGGACGTGCGCTGCTACGTGTCGCGCAGCTGGATCGAACACGAATTCAACGACTACCGCTGGAGCGCCCCGCTCCTGGTGCAGCGCGACCTGCTGGTGGTGCGCGACGCTCCGGCAGACAAGCTGGAAACCCTCCCCAGCCAATCCGTCGGCACCGTGCTGGGCTATCACTATCCGCGCCTGCAGCCGCTGCTGGACAGCCACTGGCTGACCCGCGACGACGCCCGCAACCAGGAGCTGGTGCTGAAGAAGCTGCGCATCGGCCGCTACCAGTACGCCATCAGCAGCGAGTTTGCGCTGAACTGGTTCAACCGCTCGCTGCCCGAGGCGGAGCGCCTGCGGATCGCCAGCGTGATCGAGGAAACGCCGCTGTCGTGCATGGTGCTGGATACGCCGGAGGTGCGCGCCGACGAGGTACTCGCGGTGCTGGCGAAGATCAAGGCGTCGGGGAAGATCGAGCAGATCCTGGATCACTATCGCTGA
- a CDS encoding HU family DNA-binding protein produces MPMTKDQLVRDIAESLDLTQAAVRGVFEQLAQIAQDALENDGELTLPGIGKLKVSERAARTGRNPQTGKTIEIAAKKAVRLVPAKALVDSLN; encoded by the coding sequence ATGCCCATGACCAAGGACCAACTGGTTCGCGATATCGCCGAATCCCTCGACCTGACCCAGGCCGCTGTGCGCGGCGTGTTCGAGCAACTGGCGCAGATCGCCCAGGACGCCCTGGAGAACGACGGTGAGCTGACCCTGCCGGGCATCGGCAAGCTCAAGGTCAGCGAGCGCGCCGCTCGCACCGGCCGCAACCCGCAGACCGGCAAGACCATCGAGATCGCCGCGAAGAAGGCGGTGCGCCTGGTGCCGGCCAAGGCGCTGGTTGACAGCCTGAACTGA
- the ligA gene encoding NAD-dependent DNA ligase LigA → MTDSQTAAERIAQLRSELDDHNYRYYVLDEPSVPDAEYDRLFRELKALETEHPELVTPESPTQRVGGAAASAFGEVRHEVPMLSLGNAFEEQDLNDFDRRVREGLADLLPASDLFGGGAEVEYSCEPKLDGLAVSLLYENGVLTRGATRGDGTTGEDISVNVRTIRNVPLRLKGEGWPAVLEVRGEVFMSKAGFEALNQRQMEAGGKTFANPRNAAAGSLRQLDSKITASRPLEFCCYGFGRVEGGTLPGTQVGILEALKGWGIPISRELKLAKGVEGCRAYYEDIGARRDSLAYEIDGVVFKVNRIDFQRELGFRAREPRWAIAHKFPAREELTELLDVEFQVGRTGAVTPVARLKPVQVAGVTVSNATLHNMDEVARLGLMIGDTVIIRRAGDVIPQVMQVVTERRPADARPVEIPTQCPVCGSQVERTQLVKRSKGKESVSEGAIYRCVGRLFCQAQLKQAIIHFVSRRAMDIDGLGDKIVEQLVDKGLVKSPADLYTLTFEQVIELEGFAEVSTRNLLAAIADSRKPTLARFVFALGIPDVGEETAKLLARSLGSLARIQKALPEVLTYLPDVGGEVAYEIHNFFDDEHNREVIAQLLERGVELQDEGEVSAEFAAVATLAGFIDKLNIPFIAATGAEKLADRTGSLDALVTLSQDWLDLSTLKGVNEKAKQSVREYFADATRVERARAVEAQLAEFGMHWRSERKVVEGLPLAGQTWVLTGTLEAMSRDVAKEKLESLGAKVAGSVSAKTHCVVAGPGAGSKLAKAQELGVAVMDEEQLITLLADHGIGA, encoded by the coding sequence ATGACCGACTCCCAAACCGCAGCCGAACGCATCGCCCAGCTGCGCAGCGAACTCGACGACCACAACTACCGCTACTACGTGCTCGACGAGCCGAGCGTGCCGGACGCCGAGTACGACCGCCTGTTCCGCGAGCTGAAGGCGCTGGAGACCGAGCATCCGGAACTGGTCACCCCCGAGTCGCCGACCCAGCGCGTCGGCGGTGCGGCTGCCTCGGCCTTCGGCGAGGTGCGCCACGAGGTGCCGATGCTCAGCCTGGGCAACGCCTTCGAGGAGCAGGACCTCAACGACTTCGACCGCCGCGTGCGCGAAGGCCTGGCGGACCTGCTGCCGGCCTCGGACCTGTTCGGCGGCGGCGCCGAGGTGGAGTACAGCTGCGAACCCAAGCTCGACGGCCTGGCGGTGAGCCTGCTGTACGAGAACGGCGTGCTGACCCGCGGCGCCACCCGCGGCGATGGCACCACCGGCGAAGACATCAGCGTCAACGTGCGCACCATCCGCAACGTGCCGCTGCGCCTGAAGGGCGAGGGCTGGCCGGCGGTGCTGGAGGTGCGCGGCGAAGTGTTCATGTCCAAGGCCGGTTTCGAGGCGCTCAACCAGCGGCAGATGGAAGCCGGTGGCAAGACGTTCGCCAACCCGCGCAACGCCGCGGCTGGCAGCCTGCGACAGCTGGATTCGAAGATCACCGCCAGCCGCCCGCTGGAGTTCTGCTGCTACGGTTTCGGCCGCGTCGAGGGTGGCACGCTGCCCGGCACCCAGGTCGGCATTCTCGAGGCGCTCAAGGGCTGGGGCATCCCGATCAGCCGCGAGCTGAAGCTGGCCAAGGGGGTCGAGGGCTGCCGCGCCTACTACGAGGACATCGGCGCGCGCCGCGACAGCCTCGCCTATGAGATTGACGGCGTGGTGTTCAAGGTCAACCGCATCGACTTCCAGCGCGAGCTGGGCTTCCGCGCCCGCGAGCCGCGCTGGGCGATCGCCCACAAGTTCCCGGCGCGGGAAGAGCTGACCGAGCTGCTCGACGTGGAATTCCAGGTCGGCCGTACCGGCGCCGTGACGCCGGTGGCGCGCCTGAAGCCGGTGCAGGTGGCCGGCGTGACCGTCTCCAACGCCACCCTGCACAACATGGACGAGGTCGCCCGCCTGGGCCTGATGATCGGCGACACCGTGATCATCCGCCGCGCTGGCGATGTGATTCCGCAGGTCATGCAGGTGGTCACCGAACGCCGCCCGGCGGACGCCCGCCCGGTGGAGATTCCCACGCAGTGCCCGGTGTGCGGCTCGCAGGTCGAGCGCACCCAGTTGGTCAAGCGCAGCAAGGGCAAGGAGTCGGTCAGCGAGGGGGCGATCTACCGCTGCGTCGGCCGACTGTTCTGCCAGGCTCAGCTCAAGCAGGCGATCATCCACTTCGTGTCGCGCCGCGCGATGGATATCGACGGCCTCGGCGACAAGATCGTCGAGCAGCTGGTGGACAAGGGGCTGGTGAAGTCGCCGGCGGACCTCTACACCCTGACGTTCGAGCAGGTCATCGAGCTGGAGGGCTTCGCCGAAGTCTCCACGCGCAACCTGCTCGCCGCGATTGCCGACAGTCGCAAGCCGACGCTGGCACGCTTCGTCTTCGCCCTGGGCATCCCCGACGTCGGCGAGGAGACCGCCAAGCTGCTGGCGCGCTCGCTCGGCTCCCTGGCGCGCATCCAGAAGGCGCTGCCGGAAGTGCTCACCTACCTGCCGGATGTCGGCGGCGAAGTGGCCTACGAGATCCACAATTTCTTCGACGATGAGCACAACCGCGAGGTCATCGCGCAATTGCTCGAGCGTGGCGTCGAACTGCAGGACGAAGGCGAGGTGTCTGCCGAGTTTGCCGCCGTCGCCACGCTGGCCGGCTTCATCGACAAGCTGAACATCCCCTTCATCGCCGCCACCGGCGCCGAGAAGCTGGCTGACCGGACCGGCAGTCTCGATGCCCTGGTCACCCTCAGCCAGGACTGGCTCGACCTCAGCACCCTGAAAGGGGTGAACGAAAAGGCCAAGCAGTCGGTGCGCGAGTATTTCGCCGATGCCACCCGCGTCGAGCGCGCCAGGGCGGTCGAGGCGCAGCTGGCCGAGTTCGGCATGCACTGGCGCAGCGAGCGCAAGGTGGTCGAAGGCCTGCCGCTGGCCGGCCAGACCTGGGTGCTCACCGGTACGCTCGAAGCCATGAGCCGCGATGTGGCCAAGGAGAAGCTCGAAAGCCTGGGCGCCAAGGTCGCCGGCTCCGTCTCGGCCAAGACCCACTGCGTGGTCGCAGGGCCTGGCGCGGGTTCGAAATTGGCCAAGGCCCAGGAACTTGGCGTCGCCGTGATGGACGAAGAGCAGCTGATCACGCTGCTGGCCGACCACGGCATCGGCGCCTGA
- the zipA gene encoding cell division protein ZipA — protein sequence MDIGLREWLIVIGLIVIAGILFDGWRRMRGGKGKLRFKLDRQFANQPDDGDDSNPELLGPSRVVEHREPALDEEDLPKVSAKESRGKRRGEPRQGDLNLDDPAPNLLGPLDEEDFPNPLDESAQEKEKPRKDRKKDKERAAPAAAAATSSAPQAPVEEVLIINVISRDETGFKGPALLQNILESGLRYGEMDIFHRHESMAGNGEVLFSMANAVKPGTFDLDNIDQFSTRAVSFFLGLPGPRHPKQAFDVMIAAARKLAQELNGELKDEQRSVMTAQTIEHYRQRIIDFERRALTQKR from the coding sequence ATGGATATCGGTCTGCGCGAATGGCTGATCGTCATTGGGCTTATCGTCATCGCCGGCATTCTGTTCGACGGCTGGCGTCGTATGCGGGGCGGCAAGGGCAAGTTGCGGTTCAAGCTGGATCGCCAGTTTGCCAACCAGCCCGATGACGGGGATGACAGCAATCCGGAACTGCTCGGGCCTTCCCGGGTGGTCGAGCACCGCGAACCGGCACTGGACGAGGAAGACCTGCCCAAGGTCAGCGCCAAGGAATCGCGCGGCAAGCGCCGTGGCGAACCGCGCCAGGGCGACCTGAACCTGGACGACCCGGCCCCGAACCTGCTCGGCCCGCTGGACGAAGAGGATTTCCCCAACCCGCTGGACGAGTCCGCGCAGGAAAAGGAAAAGCCCAGGAAGGACCGCAAGAAGGACAAGGAGCGTGCCGCTCCCGCGGCGGCCGCTGCGACCTCGTCCGCGCCTCAGGCACCGGTCGAGGAAGTGCTGATCATCAACGTCATCAGCCGCGACGAAACCGGCTTCAAGGGCCCGGCGCTGCTGCAGAACATCCTCGAAAGCGGCCTGCGCTACGGCGAGATGGACATCTTCCACCGCCACGAGAGCATGGCCGGCAACGGCGAAGTGCTGTTCTCCATGGCCAACGCGGTCAAGCCGGGCACCTTCGATCTGGACAACATCGACCAGTTCAGCACCCGCGCCGTGAGCTTCTTCCTCGGCCTGCCGGGCCCGCGCCATCCCAAGCAGGCGTTCGACGTGATGATCGCCGCCGCGCGCAAGCTGGCCCAGGAGCTCAATGGCGAGCTGAAGGACGAGCAGCGCAGCGTGATGACCGCCCAGACCATCGAGCATTACCGCCAGCGCATCATCGACTTCGAGCGACGCGCCCTGACCCAGAAGCGCTAA